A window from Gossypium raimondii isolate GPD5lz chromosome 7, ASM2569854v1, whole genome shotgun sequence encodes these proteins:
- the LOC128042566 gene encoding secreted RxLR effector protein 78-like yields MPPSQSLASSCLVVTNNIKSLQKELSRRIKEVIGMVVSDTQCTFIKGRQIFNGILNMNELIHSMKKKERKWGNLIFKLDFSKTYDCVQWDFLEEVLLEMGFGERCTWWMMECVTTARATVLVNGSVTNKFRVGKGLRQGDPVSPFLFILVMKVLHLMLDRAEELGLIGGI; encoded by the coding sequence ATGCCGCCATCACAGTCATTGGCATCGTCGTGTCTGGTGGtgactaataatattaaatcgTTGCAAAAGGAATTATCTCGTAGAATAAAAGAAGTAATTGGAATGGTGGTAAGTGATACTCAGTGCACTTTTATCAAAGGAAGACAGATTTTCAATGGGATCCTTAATATGAATGAGTTAATCCATTCAATGAAAAAGAAGGAGAGAAAATGGGGCAACTTGATATTCAAATTGGACTTCTCTAAAACGTATGATTGCGTCCAATGGGATTTCCTAGAGGAAGTTCTACTGGAAATGGGATTCGGAGAGAGGTGTACATGGTGGATGATGGAGTGTGTAACGACGGCTAGAGCAACAGTTTTGGTTAATGGTTCGGTCACAAACAAATTTAGAGTGGGAAAGGGACTTCGTCAAGGTGATCCAGTATCGCCTTTcttatttattctggtaatgaaGGTGTTGCACTTGATGTTGGATAGAGCTGAAGAGTTGGGGCTTATTGGAGGAATTTAA
- the LOC105770544 gene encoding transcription factor MYB1, which yields MEGSSLRVRKGAWTEEEDLLLKKCIEKYGEGKWHQVPARAGLNRCRKSCRLRWLNYLKPNIKRGHFAADEVDLIIRLHNLLGNRWSLIAGRLPGRTANDVKNYWNTHLLKKIIDTSGKNSKPKSYQPNPNTKIIKPRPHILSKHSFLISLDEYNNNNNNNHAEASNNVALANDGNDDYGYCFPNDHDEMMWWENMMINEKDVDGYQLQCSANDFDQSVLDQPMNEDNYGSIIDEVFLDEELWNVFNP from the exons ATGGAAGGCTCATCTTTAAGAGTTAGAAAAGGTGCATGGACTGAAGAAGAAGACCTTCTTCTTAAGAAATGTATTGAGAAATATGGTGAAGGGAAATGGCATCAAGTGCCTGCTAGAGCTG GCTTGAATCGTTGCCGGAAAAGCTGTAGACTGCGGTGGCTGAATTATTTGAAGCCTAATATCAAGAGAGGACATTTTGCAGCAGATGAAGTTGACCTCATTATTCGCCTCCATAACCTCCTAGGTAATAG ATGGTCACTGATTGCTGGTAGACTGCCAGGAAGAACAGCAAACGATGTGAAAAACTATTGGAACACCCACttgcttaaaaaaattatagatacgTCCGGTAAAAACTCAAAACCAAAATCTTATCAACCAAATCCCAATACCAAAATTATCAAGCCTCGGCCTCATATCTTATCAAAGCACAGTTTTCTTATAAGTTTGGATGAgtacaataataacaataacaacaacCATGCAGAAGCAAGTAACAACGTGGCATTAGCTAACGACGGTAATGACGACTATGGGTATTGTTTCCCGAATGACCACGATGAGATGATGTGGTGGGAAAATATGATGATAAATGAAAAGGACGTTGATGGCTATCAGCTTCAGTGTTCAGCCAATGATTTTGATCAAAGCGTGTTGGACCAACCTATGAATGAAGACAATTATGGCAGTATTATAGATGAGGTTTTTCTTGATGAGGAACTGTGGAATGTGTTCAACCCATAG